One window of Pseudomonas sp. ML2-2023-3 genomic DNA carries:
- a CDS encoding Fic family protein produces the protein MHSLTVELLTKLRYDGLQLSTLRALGEYRGKQTLFVAQSAEALAGLRQQAMIESAESSNRLEGVVVSPTRLKSLMVKNAQPKSRSEQEIAGYRDALSLIHEACDAMPVSEGTVRQLHTILYRYLPQEGGHWKSTNNDIIERHPDGSLRVRFTPTPAHLTPMAMNDLLARYHSANEQKLADPLVLVPLCILDFLCIHPFADGNGRVARLLTLLLLYQFDYAVGRFISLERIFEDSKESYYETLEASSVNWHVGEHDAGPWLNYFWGALIKAYKEFEARVGTIEKKHGNKSSRVRIAVLNRSLPFSISDIELACPGTSRDTVRLVLRTLKAEGLIESTGKGRSAKWRSCPQP, from the coding sequence ATGCACTCGCTCACCGTCGAACTTCTGACCAAGCTTCGTTATGACGGCCTGCAGCTTTCTACTCTGCGAGCGCTGGGCGAGTACCGGGGCAAGCAAACGTTGTTTGTCGCGCAATCGGCAGAGGCACTTGCAGGGCTTAGACAGCAAGCAATGATCGAGTCCGCCGAATCATCCAACCGTCTGGAGGGCGTTGTTGTCTCGCCCACTCGCCTGAAATCCCTGATGGTCAAAAACGCCCAACCTAAAAGCCGCTCCGAGCAGGAGATTGCCGGCTATCGGGACGCCCTGTCGCTGATACACGAAGCCTGCGATGCCATGCCCGTCTCAGAGGGCACGGTGCGCCAGTTGCATACGATTCTTTATCGTTACTTGCCACAAGAGGGAGGTCACTGGAAATCAACCAACAATGACATCATTGAACGCCATCCCGACGGGAGTCTCAGGGTGCGGTTTACACCGACGCCTGCTCACCTGACACCCATGGCCATGAATGATTTACTCGCCCGCTATCACAGCGCCAACGAGCAAAAACTGGCCGATCCGTTGGTTCTGGTTCCCCTGTGCATTCTGGACTTCTTGTGTATCCACCCCTTCGCAGACGGGAATGGCCGCGTTGCCCGCCTGCTGACCCTGTTACTGCTCTATCAGTTTGATTACGCCGTAGGTCGTTTCATCAGCCTTGAGCGTATTTTTGAAGACAGCAAGGAGAGCTATTACGAGACCCTGGAAGCCAGCTCGGTCAACTGGCACGTGGGTGAACATGATGCAGGGCCCTGGCTCAATTACTTTTGGGGCGCACTCATCAAGGCTTACAAAGAGTTTGAAGCCCGGGTGGGAACCATTGAGAAAAAACACGGCAACAAAAGCAGCCGTGTCCGTATTGCCGTATTGAACCGTTCACTGCCGTTTTCAATCAGTGACATCGAACTTGCGTGCCCGGGCACGAGCCGCGACACGGTGCGCCTGGTGTTACGTACGTTGAAAGCTGAAGGCTTGATCGAATCCACAGGCAAGGGGCGAAGCGCGAAATGGCGCAGTTGCCCCCAA
- a CDS encoding LysR substrate-binding domain-containing protein, producing MKRLPPLPALHTFLITAQCCNFTRAGEQLHITQGAVSRQIAGLEEHLGYALFHRQARGLSLTEQGQALYPRIGQVFDMIGEAVEYASIRRTPLQIKAPTCMLRWLLPKLLHWQELRPDVPVELTSSVQHGVDFRREAFDAAVVYSPQPGPKREGQHLFDEQLTPVCAPHLLDGSNAINHLNDLAQHTLLHPSRDQQDWINWLAAAGGDVSMICKSQYFDTLDLAMTVAAQGNGVAIGDWSLIGDDLKAGRLAMPFDFKVRTGAAYLLVCSARNEPSAPLRELLDWLVKQARDTDQP from the coding sequence ATGAAACGCCTACCGCCACTTCCCGCGCTGCATACTTTTTTGATCACGGCTCAATGTTGCAACTTCACCCGTGCCGGTGAGCAGTTACACATCACCCAGGGCGCGGTGAGCCGGCAAATTGCCGGGCTTGAGGAACATCTGGGTTATGCGCTGTTTCATCGCCAGGCTCGCGGCCTGAGTCTGACCGAACAGGGCCAGGCGCTGTATCCGCGGATCGGGCAGGTGTTCGACATGATCGGCGAGGCAGTCGAGTACGCCAGCATTCGCCGTACCCCGCTGCAGATCAAGGCCCCTACCTGCATGCTGCGCTGGCTGCTGCCCAAGTTGCTGCACTGGCAAGAACTGCGCCCCGACGTGCCGGTGGAACTGACCAGCAGCGTGCAGCACGGGGTGGACTTTCGTCGCGAGGCTTTCGATGCCGCCGTGGTCTACAGCCCGCAGCCGGGGCCCAAGCGCGAAGGCCAGCACCTGTTCGACGAACAACTGACCCCGGTATGCGCCCCGCATCTGCTGGACGGCAGCAACGCCATCAACCACCTGAACGACCTTGCACAACACACCCTGCTGCACCCCAGCCGTGATCAACAGGACTGGATCAACTGGCTGGCTGCGGCGGGGGGAGATGTGTCGATGATCTGCAAGAGCCAGTACTTCGACACCCTGGATCTGGCCATGACCGTAGCCGCCCAGGGCAACGGTGTCGCCATAGGCGACTGGTCACTGATAGGGGATGACCTCAAGGCTGGCCGACTGGCCATGCCCTTTGACTTCAAAGTACGGACCGGCGCCGCCTACCTGCTGGTGTGTTCTGCGCGCAACGAACCGTCCGCACCGCTGCGCGAATTGCTGGATTGGCTGGTGAAACAGGCTAGGGATACTGATCAGCCGTGA
- a CDS encoding 5-guanidino-2-oxopentanoate decarboxylase, whose translation MATCGEVLVKLLEAYGVEQVFGIPGVHTVELYRGLAGSRINHVTPRHEQGAGFMADGYARTSGKPGVCFIITGPGMTNITTAMGQAYADSIPMLVISSVQSRSQLGGGRGKLHELPNQGALVAGVAAFSHTLMSAAELPGVLARAFALFQAGRPRPVHIEIPLDVLVENADALLASHPVSIARPGASPAAIEQMSQRLIHAKRPLILAGGGAIEAGPALLKLAERLGAPVALTINAKGMLPSDHPLLIGSTQSLVATRALVAEADVVLAIGTELAETDYDVTFAGGFEIPGALLRIDIDPDQTVRNYPPTLALVADANLAAQALLSSLAQVPPRRADWGSERVSRLKAQLATEWDAPTRAQTHFLQAVFDVLPDAVCVGDSTQPVYTGNLTFNPGQPRRWFNSSTGYGTLGYALPAAVGAWLGRRAEGKAGGPVLCLIGDGGLQFTLAELASAVEARTPIIVLLWNNQGYGEIKKYMLNRAIEPVGVDIYTPDFIGVAKALGCTAQTVEGEAQLRAALASAADRQGPSVIEIDEWHWQQSLAL comes from the coding sequence ATGGCGACGTGTGGCGAAGTATTGGTCAAGTTGCTGGAGGCGTACGGGGTCGAGCAGGTGTTCGGCATCCCCGGCGTACACACCGTTGAACTATACCGCGGGCTGGCAGGGTCCAGAATCAATCACGTCACCCCGCGTCACGAGCAGGGTGCCGGTTTTATGGCTGACGGCTATGCCCGTACCAGCGGCAAGCCCGGTGTGTGCTTCATCATTACCGGCCCCGGCATGACCAATATCACGACTGCGATGGGCCAGGCTTATGCGGATTCGATTCCGATGCTGGTGATTTCCAGTGTGCAGTCGCGCAGCCAGTTGGGCGGGGGGCGTGGCAAGTTGCACGAACTGCCGAATCAGGGAGCGCTGGTGGCTGGCGTGGCGGCGTTTTCCCACACCCTGATGTCGGCGGCAGAGTTGCCGGGCGTGCTGGCGCGGGCATTTGCGCTGTTTCAGGCCGGTCGCCCACGGCCTGTGCATATCGAGATTCCCCTGGACGTACTGGTGGAAAACGCCGACGCATTGCTTGCCAGTCACCCTGTAAGCATTGCCCGGCCAGGGGCTTCGCCTGCTGCCATCGAACAGATGAGCCAGCGGTTGATCCATGCCAAACGGCCGTTGATTCTGGCGGGTGGCGGCGCGATAGAGGCGGGCCCCGCGCTGCTAAAACTGGCGGAGCGACTGGGCGCCCCGGTGGCCCTGACCATTAATGCCAAGGGCATGCTGCCTTCGGATCACCCCCTGTTGATTGGCTCGACCCAATCACTGGTTGCGACACGGGCGCTTGTGGCCGAGGCGGACGTGGTGCTGGCCATTGGCACCGAACTGGCCGAGACCGATTACGACGTGACCTTTGCTGGCGGTTTTGAGATCCCTGGCGCCTTGTTGCGCATCGATATCGACCCGGATCAGACCGTGCGCAACTACCCGCCCACCCTGGCCCTGGTAGCCGATGCGAACCTGGCCGCCCAAGCCTTGCTGTCGAGCCTTGCTCAAGTGCCGCCACGGCGGGCGGACTGGGGCTCAGAGCGGGTCAGTCGCCTCAAGGCGCAACTGGCCACTGAATGGGATGCGCCGACCCGGGCCCAAACCCATTTCTTGCAGGCTGTGTTCGATGTGCTGCCGGATGCGGTGTGTGTAGGTGATTCAACCCAGCCGGTGTACACCGGCAACCTGACCTTCAACCCCGGGCAGCCGCGTCGCTGGTTCAACTCATCAACCGGCTACGGCACCCTGGGTTATGCCCTGCCAGCGGCAGTCGGTGCCTGGTTGGGTCGTCGGGCAGAGGGGAAAGCGGGTGGCCCGGTCTTGTGCCTGATCGGTGATGGAGGGTTGCAATTCACCCTGGCTGAACTGGCCAGTGCAGTTGAGGCACGCACACCGATAATCGTGTTGCTGTGGAACAACCAGGGCTACGGCGAAATCAAAAAATACATGCTCAATCGCGCCATCGAGCCCGTGGGCGTCGACATTTACACCCCGGACTTTATCGGTGTGGCCAAGGCGTTGGGGTGTACCGCGCAGACGGTCGAGGGCGAGGCGCAATTGCGCGCAGCCCTGGCCAGCGCCGCCGACCGCCAGGGCCCCAGCGTGATTGAAATCGATGAGTGGCACTGGCAGCAATCGCTCGCGCTATAG
- a CDS encoding putative quinol monooxygenase, translated as MPQSNAVSHMTLVRARAGCSVQVQACLSQLIEPTLQTPGCLHFALQHCQSDPLLWQVAGYWQDETSMQAYFNSSLMDVYGVLVYQHVVDSLDFKTFNDASGLNR; from the coding sequence ATGCCCCAGTCCAATGCCGTCAGTCATATGACCCTGGTTCGCGCCCGCGCAGGGTGTTCGGTCCAGGTCCAGGCGTGCCTGAGCCAACTGATTGAACCGACCCTGCAGACGCCCGGTTGCCTGCACTTCGCCTTGCAGCATTGCCAGAGCGATCCGCTGCTGTGGCAGGTCGCGGGCTATTGGCAGGATGAAACCTCGATGCAGGCGTATTTCAACTCATCGCTCATGGATGTTTACGGCGTGCTGGTCTACCAGCACGTGGTGGATAGCCTCGATTTCAAGACCTTCAACGATGCGAGCGGGTTGAACAGGTAG
- a CDS encoding flavin reductase family protein, with protein MHDDIHFYEPSQGHGLPHDPFNAIVGPRPIGWISSQDAQGRLNLAPYSFFNAFNYIPPIIGFCSVGRKDSLNNIEKTGEFVWNLATRPLAEAMNQSCAMVGPEVNEFELAGLTTAASRVISVPRVAETPVSFECKVTQIIQLQRADKALVPSWLILGEVVAVHIARHLLKDGIYDTAAAEPILRGGGPADYFQLGPEALFKMHRPR; from the coding sequence ATGCATGACGATATTCATTTTTATGAACCCTCCCAAGGCCACGGCCTGCCCCACGATCCGTTCAACGCTATCGTTGGCCCGCGTCCGATTGGCTGGATTTCGTCTCAGGATGCCCAAGGCCGGCTGAACCTTGCTCCCTACAGCTTTTTCAACGCGTTTAACTACATCCCGCCGATCATCGGGTTTTGCAGTGTGGGTCGTAAAGACAGCCTCAATAACATCGAGAAAACCGGCGAATTCGTCTGGAACCTGGCCACACGTCCCTTGGCCGAAGCGATGAACCAAAGCTGCGCCATGGTCGGCCCCGAGGTGAATGAGTTCGAACTGGCAGGCCTGACAACTGCAGCTTCGCGGGTGATCAGTGTGCCGCGCGTGGCCGAAACGCCAGTATCGTTTGAGTGCAAGGTCACGCAGATCATCCAGCTGCAACGCGCAGACAAGGCGTTGGTGCCAAGCTGGCTGATTCTGGGTGAGGTGGTGGCCGTACATATCGCCAGACACCTGCTTAAAGACGGGATTTACGACACCGCAGCCGCCGAACCGATTTTACGCGGTGGCGGCCCGGCGGATTACTTCCAGCTAGGCCCCGAAGCACTGTTCAAAATGCATCGGCCGCGTTAG
- a CDS encoding heme utilization protein: protein MKTKLILAAAFSALAFNAFAADGFDRTHSSSFAEDGFSRTGSAAVAADGFDRTGSATFAEDGFDKTGSATFAEDGFDKTGSATFAEDGFDKTGSATFAEDGFDKTGSATFAEDGFSRTHSDTFASDGYDRTNGALFS from the coding sequence ATGAAAACCAAATTGATCCTCGCTGCCGCCTTCTCTGCCCTGGCTTTCAATGCTTTTGCCGCCGATGGTTTCGACCGTACTCACTCGTCGAGCTTTGCTGAAGACGGCTTCAGCCGCACAGGTTCGGCCGCCGTTGCCGCTGATGGCTTTGATCGCACCGGCTCGGCTACTTTTGCTGAAGACGGCTTCGACAAAACCGGTTCGGCCACCTTCGCAGAAGACGGCTTCGACAAAACCGGCTCGGCCACCTTCGCAGAAGACGGCTTCGACAAAACCGGCTCGGCTACCTTCGCAGAAGACGGCTTCGACAAAACTGGCTCGGCCACCTTCGCAGAAGACGGCTTCAGCCGTACCCATTCGGATACCTTTGCCTCGGATGGTTACGATCGCACCAATGGCGCCCTTTTCAGCTAA
- a CDS encoding MFS transporter, with protein MDNSSTLPAGSASAAPKEKTTSSRIKSIFSGSVGNMVEWYDWYVYAAFSLYFAKAFFPKGDTTAQLLNTAAIFAVGFLMRPIGGWLMGLYADRKGRKAALMASVLLMCFGSLVIALSPGYETIGVWAPVLLVFARLLQGLSVGGEYGTSATYLSEMATKERRGFFSSFQYVTLISGQLIALGVLIVLQQTLTEEQLYSWGWRVPFVIGALCAVVALYLRRGMEETESFKKVRVKPKESAMRTLMRHPKELMTVVGLTMGGTLAFYTYTTYMQKYLVNTVGMSISDSTTISAATLFLFMCIQPLVGALSDKIGRRPILIAFGVLGTLFTVPILTTLHTITTWWGAFFLIMAALIIVSGYTSINAVVKAELFPTEIRALGVGLPYALTVSIFGGTAEYIALWFKSAGMETGYYWYVTACIACSLAVYATMKDTRKHSRIETD; from the coding sequence ATGGATAACTCCAGCACCCTGCCTGCCGGGTCCGCGTCTGCGGCCCCCAAAGAAAAGACCACCTCAAGCCGTATCAAATCGATTTTCAGTGGCTCCGTCGGCAACATGGTCGAGTGGTACGACTGGTACGTCTACGCCGCATTCTCGCTGTACTTCGCCAAGGCCTTTTTCCCCAAGGGCGACACCACCGCACAATTGCTCAATACCGCGGCCATCTTCGCCGTAGGCTTTTTGATGCGCCCGATCGGCGGCTGGCTGATGGGCCTGTACGCTGACCGCAAAGGCCGTAAAGCCGCACTGATGGCTTCGGTGCTGCTGATGTGCTTCGGCTCGCTGGTCATCGCCCTGTCGCCAGGTTATGAAACCATTGGCGTGTGGGCACCGGTGCTGCTGGTCTTCGCCCGTTTGCTGCAAGGGTTGTCCGTGGGTGGCGAGTACGGCACCTCGGCAACCTACCTGAGCGAGATGGCGACCAAGGAGCGTCGTGGCTTTTTCTCCAGCTTCCAGTACGTGACACTGATCTCGGGTCAGCTCATCGCCCTGGGTGTATTGATCGTTCTGCAACAGACCCTGACCGAAGAACAGCTGTACAGCTGGGGCTGGCGCGTTCCGTTTGTGATCGGTGCCCTGTGCGCCGTGGTCGCGCTGTATCTGCGTCGTGGCATGGAAGAAACCGAGTCGTTCAAAAAGGTCCGGGTCAAGCCTAAAGAAAGCGCCATGCGCACCTTGATGCGCCATCCTAAAGAGCTGATGACCGTCGTCGGCCTGACCATGGGCGGCACGCTGGCGTTCTACACCTACACCACGTACATGCAGAAATACCTGGTGAACACGGTGGGGATGAGCATTTCTGACTCCACCACCATTTCGGCCGCCACACTGTTCCTGTTCATGTGCATACAGCCACTGGTGGGCGCTCTGTCGGACAAGATCGGACGTCGTCCAATCCTGATCGCCTTCGGCGTGCTGGGTACCCTGTTCACCGTGCCAATCCTCACCACCCTGCACACCATCACCACCTGGTGGGGCGCGTTCTTCCTGATCATGGCCGCGTTGATCATTGTCAGCGGCTACACCTCGATCAACGCCGTGGTGAAAGCTGAACTGTTCCCGACAGAAATCCGCGCACTGGGCGTAGGCTTGCCTTACGCGCTGACCGTGTCGATCTTCGGCGGTACCGCTGAATACATTGCGCTGTGGTTCAAGAGTGCAGGCATGGAAACCGGTTACTACTGGTACGTGACTGCCTGTATCGCCTGCTCTCTAGCGGTTTACGCCACCATGAAAGACACCCGCAAGCACTCGCGTATCGAAACAGACTAA
- a CDS encoding sigma-54 dependent transcriptional regulator — protein sequence MLNSVIVVDDEASIRNAVEQWLSLSGFEVQLFSCAEDCLDQLPAHFAGVIVSDVRMPGMGGLALLTRLQQLDADLPVILLTGHGDVPMAVEAMREGAYDFLEKPFSPEALLSSLRRALEKRQLVLENRRLHEQADLRELIDGRLLGVSRSLQTLRRQVLELAPLPVNVLIRGETGSGKELVARCLHDFGPRADKPFVALNCAAIPEQLFEAELFGHESGAFTGALGKRIGKLEYADGGTLFLDEIESMPLAQQAKLLRVLQEQKLERLGSNQSISVNLRVIAATKPDLLEEARAGRFREDLAYRLTVAQLRLAPLRERREDIPLLYDAFSHSAGERLGRSAQPLSGPQLSRLLSHDWPGNVRELANVAERDVLGLSEPQLDDPETGQSLVTQQEAFEAQCLRAALTRHKGDIKAVLNELQLPRRTLNEKMQRHGLVREAFLGSS from the coding sequence ATGCTCAACTCGGTGATCGTGGTCGATGACGAGGCCAGTATTCGTAATGCCGTGGAGCAATGGCTGAGCCTGAGCGGCTTTGAAGTGCAGTTGTTCAGCTGCGCCGAAGACTGCCTGGATCAACTGCCTGCGCATTTTGCCGGGGTGATTGTCAGTGATGTGCGCATGCCGGGGATGGGCGGCCTTGCGTTGCTGACCCGCTTGCAGCAACTGGATGCGGACTTGCCGGTGATTTTGCTGACAGGCCACGGTGATGTCCCGATGGCCGTCGAAGCCATGCGCGAGGGTGCTTACGACTTTCTCGAAAAACCCTTCAGCCCCGAAGCACTGCTGAGCAGCCTGCGTCGAGCCCTGGAAAAGCGCCAGCTGGTACTCGAAAACCGTCGTTTGCACGAACAGGCTGACCTGCGCGAACTGATCGACGGGCGCTTGCTGGGTGTGTCGCGCAGCTTGCAGACCTTGCGTCGTCAGGTGCTGGAGCTGGCGCCACTGCCGGTCAATGTGTTGATTCGTGGCGAGACCGGCAGCGGTAAGGAACTGGTCGCCCGCTGCCTGCATGATTTTGGCCCCCGTGCCGACAAACCTTTCGTGGCGCTCAACTGCGCCGCAATCCCCGAGCAGTTGTTTGAAGCCGAGCTGTTCGGTCACGAAAGCGGGGCATTTACCGGAGCGCTGGGCAAGCGCATCGGCAAGCTGGAGTACGCCGATGGCGGGACCTTGTTTCTGGATGAAATCGAAAGCATGCCCTTGGCCCAGCAAGCCAAATTGCTGCGGGTGCTACAAGAGCAAAAGCTGGAGCGCCTGGGCTCCAATCAGAGCATCAGCGTGAACCTGCGGGTGATTGCCGCCACCAAACCTGACTTGCTCGAAGAAGCCCGCGCCGGGCGTTTTCGCGAAGACCTGGCCTATCGACTGACCGTGGCGCAACTGCGCCTGGCACCGTTGCGCGAGCGCCGAGAAGATATTCCATTGCTGTACGACGCCTTTTCACACAGTGCCGGCGAACGCCTGGGGCGCAGCGCACAACCGCTGAGCGGGCCACAACTGTCCCGTTTGCTGAGCCACGACTGGCCGGGCAATGTGCGCGAACTGGCCAACGTTGCCGAGCGGGACGTACTGGGCTTGAGCGAACCGCAACTGGACGACCCTGAAACAGGGCAATCACTGGTGACGCAACAGGAAGCCTTTGAGGCGCAATGCCTGCGTGCTGCGCTGACCCGACATAAAGGTGATATCAAGGCAGTGCTCAATGAACTCCAACTGCCGCGCCGTACCCTCAATGAAAAAATGCAGCGTCATGGGCTGGTGCGCGAGGCGTTTTTGGGAAGCAGTTAA